One window from the genome of [Mycobacterium] stephanolepidis encodes:
- a CDS encoding YeiH family protein, translating into MTSKTETQNADEAYENPEASFTSTRPLDYVPGILLLIGVGLLGKYAQIWWKDLAKAQHWTVPDIEYVLWVIVIGLLITNTIGLHRIFRPGVQTYEFWLKIGIVALGARFVLGDVLKLGGTSLVQILIDMTVAGAIILLAAKWFGLSGKLGSLLAIGTSICGVSAIIAAKGAIRARNSDVSYAIASILALGAVALFTLPAIGHGLGLTDYEFGLWAGLAVDNTAETVATGRLYSEHAGDIATVVKSTRNALIGFVVLGFALYWAARGEAEALAPGIKAKAAFVWDKFPKFVLGFLAVSTVVTLGWLTKGQVNNLVNVSKWAFLLTFAGVGLNTNFREIARSGWRPLVVAVIGLVVVAAVSLGLVLLTSRVFGWGAHV; encoded by the coding sequence ATGACGTCAAAGACCGAGACACAGAACGCCGACGAGGCGTACGAAAACCCCGAAGCGAGCTTCACCTCCACGCGGCCACTGGACTACGTTCCGGGGATCTTGCTGCTCATCGGTGTGGGCTTGCTGGGCAAGTACGCGCAGATCTGGTGGAAGGACCTCGCCAAGGCCCAGCACTGGACCGTCCCCGACATCGAGTATGTGTTGTGGGTCATCGTGATCGGTCTGCTGATCACCAACACCATCGGGTTGCACCGCATCTTCCGGCCGGGCGTGCAGACATACGAGTTCTGGCTCAAGATCGGCATCGTCGCGCTGGGTGCGCGGTTCGTGCTGGGGGATGTTCTCAAACTGGGCGGCACCAGCCTGGTGCAGATCCTGATCGACATGACGGTGGCGGGCGCCATCATCCTGTTGGCGGCCAAGTGGTTTGGGCTGAGTGGAAAGCTGGGTTCGTTACTGGCGATCGGCACCTCGATCTGCGGGGTGTCGGCCATCATCGCGGCCAAGGGCGCTATCCGTGCGCGCAATTCGGATGTCAGCTATGCCATCGCGTCCATCCTCGCGCTGGGCGCGGTGGCGCTGTTCACCCTTCCGGCGATCGGCCACGGTCTCGGACTGACCGACTATGAGTTCGGTCTGTGGGCGGGCCTGGCCGTCGACAACACCGCAGAGACGGTGGCCACCGGGCGCCTGTACTCCGAGCACGCCGGTGACATCGCGACGGTCGTCAAGTCCACGCGCAACGCGCTCATCGGTTTCGTGGTGCTCGGGTTCGCGTTGTACTGGGCGGCCCGCGGTGAGGCCGAGGCCCTCGCACCCGGGATCAAGGCCAAGGCGGCCTTCGTATGGGACAAGTTCCCCAAGTTCGTTCTCGGCTTCCTGGCGGTGTCCACCGTCGTGACCCTCGGCTGGCTGACCAAGGGGCAGGTCAACAATCTGGTCAATGTGTCCAAATGGGCGTTCCTGCTGACCTTCGCCGGAGTTGGGCTGAACACCAACTTCCGGGAGATCGCCCGCAGCGGCTGGCGTCCCCTGGTGGTCGCGGTGATCGGTTTGGTTGTCGTGGCGGCGGTGTCACTGGGCCTCGTTCTGCTGACCTCACGGGTGTTCGGCTGGGGAGCGCACGTATAG